A stretch of DNA from Leopardus geoffroyi isolate Oge1 chromosome B3, O.geoffroyi_Oge1_pat1.0, whole genome shotgun sequence:
tcaacaccatttattgaagagaatgtttttccccattgtatattcttgcttcctttgtcacagattaattgaccatataagcatgggtctttattctgttccattgatctatgaatctatttttgtgtcagtactgttttgattactacagctttatagtatatcttgaaatctggaattgtgatacctccagctttgttctttctcaagattgctttggctgccTCTGGAAACCTTATTTTtctcctgcttctgtttctgtctaTCCTCTTTGATTTGCCCGAATCAGACCACTAGCTGAATATTAAAGCTACTTCTATCCTtgggtaaactttttttttcttgtttttaatctacCATCAGACTTTGGACTCAGTATGAGATGTGTAGCCtcattggtaaatattttctttagggGTTGTCTGCCCTAAATAGGCTTTGGTGGCCCAAACCatgttcctctttctttcctgcttgaAGCATGCTTCCTGTGGTCCTGTACAGAAAAGAGAGAACTGGCATACCCTAAACTCAATGACTGATTCAGCCTTTGCAGTCTCAGGCTTGCCAACTTTCCCAGGTTCTCCTTGATGACAGGATATTCAGGTTTCCTGTTTCCAAAATCTATCATTATTGGTATCACAgtgttttatatatgaaattacaATACTATCAATAAgtacatttacaaaagaaaaagtagattaGTCCGCTACTAGAGGTCAATGAAGTAGAGATTGGGGTAGGAATTGTCCTACAGTGTAATTGAAGACTCTAAGACCTTCATTTTATTACTGTCAGTATCTAGCtaattagttttttgttgttgttgttgtatatgTCTATAACATCCATAAACCTGTATGTGTTCCAAGACTTAGAAGTCTTAACCTTGGATCCAGGATGGATTTCAGGGTAAAGTCTTTGAGCCCCAAGAATTATTTGTTAAGATAGTATGAATATCCATATGCATACCtttctgtacatttttctaaGAAGATAGTCTGTGACTTTCATTAAAGTTTCAAAGAGTTCAGTGACCCCTAGAAGGGTTAATTAAGAACCTCTGCCATTTAGATTCCATGGCAGTCTTCCATCTTCAGGTAATTTTCCTTCCTGCTGTTCTGATTCACAAGATTTTGCTACATTCTGCTGCTTACTTATCTCTTGGGCTATAAAAAATGATTACCTTTGCCGCAGAAATAAGCTGattgtcttaaaaaaatgattcttaaCAAAAGATGTACATCAGGTTTAATGGGGAgtgtttcaataaaatatattgcctttttccccctctacCCCACACGTTTACCCTAAACCTACAGAATTAGAATTTCTGGAGATGAAacctggaaattttaatttttttaaatattccatagTTTTGGTACATACCCCTGATTATGAACCACTGGAATACAGCGTTGATATGCTTCCAAAGTAAGAATGAGGGACAATGGGAATTTGGAGTTAGGGTGGGGTTACATTTGTGAAAGAACTGGGTGAAGTAGGCCTTAGCACTCTCTTCTGAAGTCTTAGATATACCTTAGTGCTCCTGTATACTCCTGTAGTATACATTATGCCAGACCAACAGTTCCTGAGCTGGGCTAATTTAGGAGCCTCTGCATAACTTAGGAAGAATCAGACCCTCTTTTCTCAACACATGACTAACATAGGCCGTATATTCTGGTATTTGGACTACATACATAGAATTTAACCTACTCTTCCAGCTTGCCTGACTTGGTTTCCTGACTTTGCTTTACAGACAGCAGTGGTCCTTCCAGTACTGTGTCCAGTGCTGGTCCTTCCTCCCCTACTGCAGTGGATGGTAACTGCCATTTTGGCTTCAGTGATCAACCTTCTGTAAGTTCACACATGATTGAAGAACATCAAGGCCTTGGGATGCTCCCTGGGAATGGAGAACAAGAGTTCCCTATTGAAGGGATGCAAGAGCCTATTGAACCAAGCCAGTCTTCACAGGAACCACCTGTGGAAACCAGCCAGCCATGCCAGGAAGTTTCTGAGGAGATCAGTCAGCCATGCCAGGAGGTCCCTGACATCAGCCAGCCATGCCAAGACATCCCTGAAGAGTTCAGCCAGCCATGCCAGGAGGTCCCTGTCATCAGCCAGCCATGCCAGAAGGATCATGATAATGTTAACCAGATATGCCAGGAGGTCCCTCAAATCCACCAGCCATGCCAGAAGGCGAGCCAACTGTGCCAGAAAATCTCTGAGGAAGCTTGCCATCTTTGCCAGGAGAACCCTGAGGAGGTCAGCCGGCCATGCCAGGAGGTCTCTGTGGAGGTTGGCAGGCTGGCCCATGGGTTCCCTGTAGGGGTTGGTGGCCTGGTCCAGGAAATTGGTGTAGAAGTTGGCAAGCCAGCCCAAGAGATCCCTGAGGAGCTCAGCGAGTCATGCCAGTTCTTTGTAGAGGTTGGCAGGCTAATCCAAGAGGCTTCTGCAATCAATCTGTTGTCTCAGGACATTCCTGAGGTAGATAAACCATCTCAAGAGTTTCCTGGGGAGGATGATCTGCAGGTACAGGAGGTCCCTGAGGTTAATCAGCAGTCCTGGGTGGTCCCTGAGGTGACTGACCAGCTGCCTGGAGAGGATATTCCCCAAGCCCAGTATCAATCTAGTGATCCAAACCCTCAGAGCCAGTCTCTAGCCTGTAACCAGCACTCACCCCTTCCACCAGCAACATGTGATTAATCGTGTTCTCATTAGTGGTGTCACACTATACCAGCTATTTGAGCTAGCAACTTTTTCTGTTGGCTAACTCACCTACCAGTGTAAGACCTTGGATCTCACCAGAGGTGTCTGAGGAAGCAGTCCTCTTGGCATGAAGCCAAGAACTGTGCCCGAGCTGGGCTTGGAGGGGAGCCAATTTCATGTTCAAAGCAACCAATGACTCCTCATATGGCCATTAGACTTGAATAGGATTTCCATAAAGGGGTGGGCTGAAGTATCATTACCCAACATCCTCTGAGCATCCCAAGAAATTCCAGATTGTTAAAGGAAATGCCACTTAACTGCTGAAGACACCATCCGGGGACATCAAGTGCAAAAGGGGACTCCCGGGTCTCCGCTTTCTGGGGAAATATTCACAACTTCTCAAGGTACCCTTAGACCATATGTGCATTCAGGAAAATTTTTGTCTTTGCTAGCACTCCTCAGGTGGGCCTAGGATGGCTGTCTGAAatgtctggggaggggggcggaaaGAGAGTCCCTTTCCCAAACAAACATCCATTGTGGCCATTAATCTTTAGATTGGGTTTATGGGTGTTTTATATAACATCGCAAGTTCCCCCTCTGCCCCAGTAGTGTTCCTCTGGGCAATAGCTCTAGGGAAAAATAGGTATTAGATTGCTGTGAAAATTTTAAGAGTAACTACTTAAAATGCCCTGGGGGTTCTTGGCCAATCTGTGAAGCTGGGTCTCCTTTTGTTGTGGGGCTACTTGGCTTAAGAGATGCTGTAGCAGAGAAAATCAGGTTCTATTTTAAGCAATCAGCAGAGATCAATATTGTACAGACATGAggaaagattatatatatttctgtagtaGTGCCAGGGACAGACTGGCCAAAGACCAAACACTCCAGGGTCCCCAAGAGGTTTTTCGTTTTATCGTTATGTCTTTAGGGTCAGGTGTGATTATGAAGCTTTTCCCAAAGATATGGGGATGGGAATGGGCATGGGTAGGAGGAATAATGCAGTCATTGCAGTGGGGTGGCCAGAACATtatgagtgctcaataaatatgaaataataaaaatgttgatggtggtgatgatgtcCTTGTGAATTCAAGTATGAATATGACTATAAATCAATCATGTGTGACTGAATTAATTTGAACCCGTCAAAAGCTGCTATTGTTGAGTGGGAAGGAACTATAAAATAAAGAGatcaggggggtgcctgggtggttcatttggttaagtgaccgactttggctcaggtcctgatctcacagttcgtgggttagagccccgtgtcaggctctgtgctgacagctcagagcctggagcccgcttctgattctgtgtctccctctctctctgcccctcccctgcttgtaatctgcctctctctcactcaaaaataaataaacattttaaaacattaaaagagatcAGGCATCCCAGGAGGGCCCTATGGCAGTCAGCCCACCATcctaaaatgtcttaaaatgagTAGTGTTGTCGGGGACAGAGTTTCTATTTCTGCGAAGCAGCAGTGGGTACTTGCCTTCTCACCAGATCTTTAGATTCACCCTCTTAATTTTCCACTCTGATGATTTGGGGTGAGTGTCAAGGAGGAGTTGATATAAAGGGGTTATGGTCTTTCTTTACCTCCTTGACATTTACACTGAAGAAAGCCCAGCACACTGGGAGGGCTGGAATATCCCCTTCCCCATATATTTACATTAACAACCTGGCCTCTCCTGACATACCTACGACTATAAAGGGTTTCACTGCAAGGGAAAAATCCAGCATTAACTTCATGGAAATTCTAAATGCACAGGTGAGTGCTCATGACAACCTCAATAGGCTCTGGATCTCTTAGGGCTTCTCAACTCTTTGACTCTTTGGTGTTCCCTTATCCAGGGTATCTGATGCTATTCAGTCCTCAGCTCTTGACCCCAAGTCAAGAGTATGCAGATCCCCTTCCCAGACAccctgcccctctcttccctcccccaaaccaAATGTATCTCCCCACCTTAGGCCCCTATTCCTCATACTCTGGCAttctcattttcagaaattatGCTGGCTCCCCATATCTTTTCTACCTTTATCTACCCGATGTTCTCTGGCTTCCCTGGGTCCTGGAGCTGCTTCCAGttatcaaagacatcaaaatcaaTGACAGTgccaggagaagcagagaggtaGAAGCCAAGGTCCAGCAACTAAGCAATGTGTAGAGTCAGAAAAAGCCTAAGCCTCACGACAGCATCTGTAATGAACTTGATTTTATTGTTAGAGTTGGAGGCGGCTCCATTACAGCAGCTGGGAACTATAGCAGGGAagtgtggggaggagcagagcacaGCAGCAAAGGGAGGGTGGGAGCTAGGAAGAACACAGGCCGGCTCATATTATTTTCCACACAGTCATTTGGCAGAGAAGCCGAGCCCTGACGAGTGTCTGGATTTCTCAGTCCAGCGATAGTCTGGCAGGGCTGCTCATTGGCTTGCTTGGGGAGAGGTCCTCTCCTGGGGTGGTTTCTTCAGCCTGTTTTCATCTTACTCAGTAGGAGTTCAGCTTTAGCTcagctttgtctccctcttcccttcctctcattTTCCCCAAGTTCTCTGGCATAGCCTCTACCTCCCAGATCCTCTGTCCAAGAGTTTAGGGCTGGAAAGGCAGCCAGTGTTCCCATTTCAGCTGCAGGATGGCATAGTGGAATGTTGGGGGGAGTCACACATTGCTGGGGTGTCAAATGTTGGGATGTCAGGCAGTGGCTTATTTTTAACCCATTACACACCAGGCCACAGCAGATGACCACATGCAGAGAAGCCAAGCAGGGGATGAAAAGGGATGAGGATAATTGGAATGGGTAGGTGAAAACGTCAAAAGGTCAGGGAGCTTGGAGGAATTCTGGGATTGGGGCTGGGCTCTCCTTGCCCCTCTTGTGCTGCCCAATAGGCCTGGTCTGGGCACAGCTCTGGGATGTGAATGGTATGAAGCAGGGGCTGGGAGGATAAGCAACTTTCTTCTCTCACCAGTCTGTTGGTCAAAAGAGCTTCAAGTTTTGTATTGAGACATTCAGATatggtggggggcagtgggacaGTATAGCAGTGGTTTACCCCTAGACCCCTGCTGGAACCCAGACCCCGGTGGGTAAGGGAATgggagatggaggaaggggcgCAGCTCTGGGTACCTTACTGACAGAATCCTGCCCCAGGTCACATAAATTATTACTGGAAATTCTTCCTTGGGTTGCTAAATAGAGATAAAGAGGTCCCTGGGCTTGGGGATATATGATCTCCCTCCATGAGGGAGGAGGTTGCTGAGacccatccttccttcccacccaatATGAACATTTGGTAGTGTTAGGAGAGGGTGTCACTCCAGAGTTCTCAGGCATCAGATGACCTCCTATCCTAATTTTGTGCCCTCCCTCTATCCAATCCCTGTTGCCTTTGGTTTTGAAAATCCCGTTGGGTATGGATGAGGGGGAGGGACAACCtctcccatttagcccagcccAAATTCCCACAACAAGACATCCCgccctgtctcccccaccccagctcccgtGTCCCTCAACCCCAACGGACTCAGCAATAGCCATTCTCTAAGGGAGCTGGGGAAGCAGATTCCTGGGGAAAGGAGTGTGATTCTTTCAGAACTCAATCTTGCAGGCTGGAAAGGACTCATCTTGCATGACCACGGTGCTGCTGCTAGCCAGGACCAGAACATTCAGTTGTTGCTGCTGCTCATGAGTCTGCTGGTACCATTCACGAGTCACCTCTGTGTCATGGGTAGGGATTAGAGTCACCTAGGAGGGAGACAAGACATGCCTGATGTGACATTATGAAGGGAAGGTAAGTGAGGGGGATGGGGCATCACACCTGATGGTCTAGGAAGTAGTCCCACTGCCCATAGAAAGGGTTCAGTTCTTTTATGAATAGAGACTGTGTTCCACTGAGTAAGCTTTGACCAGACCTCCTCCTTGGCATCCCTTGCCACTCACCTGAAGATTCTCCCCCCATTGGGCCTTGCCCTCCAGCAGGGCATCCAGCACAGCCCGGCTCGGCTCGCCATTGACAGGGTCATTCCCACTGACCACATAGTAGGATGCACGCACTCGACGGAAGAAGTCAAGGTCAGCAGTCTTGCCACTGCAATGATTCGGGATATAGGCGAGATCCACGTATACAGGGGAGCCAGAGCTGCCCTTGGAACCCAAGGCCGCTGTAGAGACAAGCCAGGACTCATTGGAGAGGTAAAGTAGACACTTTTAGCAATCTTCCACAGTTTCTCCTACTCCTGGAGTCTTTGACCAGCCACACCCAACCCCAACCCACAATCTCTAACTTTTCATGTTATACTTACATGATCCTGCCTTGAGTCCATTGACTAGGCCTTTGGACATGGGGCTGTGTCCATCCTTTTCCTCTGCTGGGGTGACTTGGCTTGGAGTGCTGCGTGGTCGGGGTGGGACCCGGGATGCTCGATCTGCAGGCCCTTTACCAGGGGTGGGTGAGCGTTTTCCCCGAAGATCCAGACGCCGGGCAGGAGATGCTGGCTTGCCCCTGCCTGGGGCCCTGCGCCCTACTCTCCCCTGTGCTTTCTCCTTCTCACGTAGTTTTTCTACCCTTCCAGATTCTGAGCTGAGCCCCTCAGGGTCAGCCATGCACACATCAGGGCGAGGAGGGGATGGGCGGGGGTCTGGCTGAGGGATAGGGGGTGGGTCATGGCCAGGCCTGGGATGGTGAGTCCCACTGACCCCTCCAGCTTTGTCCACAGGCAGGAAGTCCCCATCTTCATCTGAGTCAAGAGCTGCCTCAGCTGTGATGGATGGACACTCCTCAGTTTCTGGTGGAACATCAGAATCTGATTGTGAGGAGCCTGAGTCACTGGCTGATGTTGGGGGTGTCTCATCAGCCACAGGGCACGGGCCCCCTGTGGCCCCTGGGCCCCCTGCCCGGCgccgccctcccctccctactAGCCGAGCATCTTCAGTTGAGAGGTCACCTTCATCTGTGGATTGGGGCAGAGGTGGGTTCAGAAAAGATGGGGAGAGTTCCCCTCGGTGGGGCCGGAGCTCAGCAGCACATCCCTGGGGCCCAGCCTCAACCTCAGGGGAGACACTTCTGGGTTGGCCTCCAGAAGCCCCTCCAGGGCACAGTGGCTGCTCTGGGGAAAGAAGTGTGTCAGGTCGGGAACTCCTCTCGGCTCCCTCAGGCCAGGCCCCACGTTCCCAGGCAGGGCAAGTCTCAGCTGCTTCTTTCTCAGCCTtggccagggcagggcctggggggtTGGGGCTGGTTTCAGTTGGGCCATTGGTGGCACAATCCCCAGAGGGACTCTGGAATGGGCTTGGCTTCTTGGTAGGAGCTCCTGTGCATTCCAGGTGGCAGGGCAGAGTGCTGTCATCCATGTCTCCAGGTAAGCTTGGAGCTGGAGCTGGGACCAAGTCCAGTGAAGCTGGGGGTGCTGGGCTCAGAGGAGTGAGGTCCCAGAGACTTTGGGCAGCTGGTTCCATTCCCGAGACCAGCTCTCCAGACCCCCGTTCTGCAGCCTCCAGGCCAGGAGGGAAGCGCTCAGCCACACTTGAAATCACAGGTGTGGTGGCCTCAGAGGAGGAGCCTTCAGACAGGGCTGGTGAAGCAGGTCTTGGCAGactggagaggagaggagccCCAGGAGAGCTGGGTGATGGGAGCTGGGGCAGTGAGGAGTCCAGGCTGGGGGCCTTGGTCACTTCGAGGTACTCATCATGCCGGGCTCTGGTGGGGGGACCcggagccagagccagagctcGGTCCCCAGAGAAGGCAAGGGAGCCACAGGGTGCTGAGCGGGGTTCAGCAGGAGAGGGCAGCTGTGGAGGAGCTGGCTGCAATGAGGAGAAGCCAAAGGCTGAAGCAGGGAAGTCCAGGCTGGGTCGGGCAGGGCCCAGGTGTGAGTCCGAGGGAGGGCTGGTATGTGCCTCACTTTCAGGCCACAACGTAGGGGGCCCTGCAGGGATAGGGTGAGGGGGACTCGGGGACTCGGCCTCTTTCTCTGGCTGTTCCCGTGCTCCCTTCTCCAGCTCTGAGTCACTAGTGCTGTCATCCCAGTGACCCTGGCCTGATTCCTTGGGTGATGGGGTTCTCCTATCTGGGCTACAGCTCAGGATATTACCATTAAGAGAGGGGCTTGGGCCTTTGCTCAGGGGGATAGGAACACGGGGGGGCACTGCAGGTGGGGTGAGGCTGGGCTCCATACCCGGACCCGGCTCAGGCTCTTGCCTAGGGGGTAAAGTGGGTCCCGCCAGGGCTGCATAGCTAAAGGTTGGAGTGTCAGATTGGAGGCTCTTGGGTGAGACAGGAGATGAAAGCTCCTTCTCTGCAGATGGGTTTCGGCCAGCAGCCTCCTCCTTGGCTGAGATGCGTGGGGGCCAGTCCCCAGCTGCCCCAAGCGGAGGCTCTCTAGTGGGGCATGCAGGGCCAAGCCCAGTAAGCATCATCTGCTCATAGATGTCTGCGTACTGGAAACTTCTCTCATCAGGATAGGGTGTGGGCTCTCTCTGCTCAGGTTCTATCTCTTCGGGCTCCTTGGTGGGATGGCTTTCACTGGCCTCTGGAACCTTTGAGCTTTGAGGGCTGCTgccaggagccccagccccaccttctTCTTCTGTCTGCCCTTCGGCCTTGCGGTAGTCCTTCCCCAAGGGAGAGTATGGCCCACCTTCCAACTCAGCTGCTGCCTCCTGTGCTGCAGCCACCACACTGTCATACTCAGTGGTGCCCCAGGAGAAGGGTGCAGGAGTGTGTGGTTCTGGGGCAGGCGTGGGGGGAgctggagctggggagaggggtgcagggggcaggggtctgTCCTTGGGCACCCATGGTGGGATGTCAGCCAGCCATGAGGGGGTGGTGGGTTCGTTCCTCATGGGTAGCATGGGCTCAGGCTCTGGGATAGGGCTTTCTTGTCCAGGAGCTGGAGGAACCCTCTGTCCAACCACCTCaggtggggaggctggaggagagatGATTTCAAAAGGGGAACGGGTCAGCTTGTCTTCTTCCTCTGGAGGCAGCCCAACTGGTGACTCAGCAAGCCAGCGCTCCACCTCCAGTCCCTTCTGTGGTGAGGGCTCCTGAAAACCCTTGAAGTCTGAGGCCCAGGGGCTCTGAGGCGTGTGCTCCAGTGGGGGCACTTCTTGTTCATCATCTGGCCCCTCATCAAGGAAAGTGCTCTCCCGCTCTTCTGTGTACCGTGGCCGGGCCCCCTGGCCATCCAGCTCATGAGGGAACCAGACCTTACGCTCACAGCTCAGCTCCCTCCAGTATGTGTCCTGTTCCAGGGCCacatcctctctgcccctccagtacCTGTCCTCCTGCTCAGGAGATGTGTCCTCCCATGTCCGGGCAGGCTCTTTCTGTTCTCCAACTGGCTCATCTCTGGAGGGAGATGTTTCTTGCCACTCCTGTACCACATCCTGCTCCTTCCAGTACTTCTCTCCCTGATCCGGGGCCTTGTCCTCATGCACTGGGCTCTCTTCCAGCCCCAGAACTTTGGTCTTCTCCGGCAGAGCTTCTTCTTCCTGTTGCACAGCCTTAACTTTTTCTGGAGATTTTTCCTCTAGGATCTTCTCCTTTGGTTTCATGGTTTTATcctcctgcactgggctctcctGCTCCTGAGTTTTGTCCTTCTCTTCCAGAGCCTTATCTTTCTGTTCAGTGGCCTTATTGCTTTGTTCCAGGGCTTCATCCTTCTGTCCTAAGGCCCAGTACTTTTGTTCTAAGGCCTCATCCTTCTTTTCCAAGGCCTCCTCCTTCTGTTCTTGGGCCTTGCCTTTTTGTTCTGAGTCTATGTCTTTTTGTTCTAAGGCCTTATCCTTCTGTCCATGGGCCTTGTCCTTCTGCTCAGGGACTTCGTCTGTCTGTCCTAAGGCCTTGCCCTTCAGTTCAGGGACCTTGTCCTCTGGAGCCCTGTCTTTATGCTCAACGTCTCTGGCTTTTTGTTCTAAGGTTTCACCTTTTTCTTCTGGGATCTTGTCCTCCTGTTCCAGAACCTTGTCTTTTTGTTCTaagtctttgtcttttgattccAGGGCCTTGTCCCTCTGTTCCAGGGCTATGTCCCTTTGTtctaagtctctgcctttttgttctaaaGCTTTATCCTGCTGCTCTACAGCCTTAGTCTTCTCTTCCAGAGCCTTATCTTTCTGGCCAATGGCTGTATCCTTTTGCTGTACAATGTCATCCTTCTGCTCCAGAATTTTGTCCTGCTGTAAGACTTCATCTTTTGGTTCAGGTCCCTTGTCCCTCTGCTCTGGGGTTCTGTCTTTCAACTCTGGAACTTTACCTTCCCACTCCATGGCAATGCTCTCCATGGCAGGGCTTGGCAAAGACTCAGGACTCTTGGTGAGGGAGCTGTCAGGTGTCAGAATGTGTTCACCAGGGCTTATGATCACACCAGGTGAGTGCTTCTCATCTCCCAACAATGTAGAGTGAGAGAAGGAGCTGGTAGGTAACTTTCCATCAGGGCTCTTATCTGTGATGTCTGCCAGTACAGAGTAACCAGTGGTCCCATCTGTGGGAGGTGACAGTGTGGCTGCACAGGGTTCTGGAATAGATGTATGCACTAGGTGCTGAGAGGTGTCCTCAGCCTGTATCAGAggccccttttcttcctttccaagacTTAGTTCCCCAAACTGGAGGGTGCCAAGGCTTTCTGGAGAGAGCTGCTTAGAAGAGATATCCAGAGAGGTCTCCTTGCTGGGACTCTcttctgagagagaaagtg
This window harbors:
- the MAP1A gene encoding microtubule-associated protein 1A isoform X2; the encoded protein is METEAGPGRPSGVAMETSPGLGLRSPGAPLAQNPAEPLCEAGAAVAAARWDLRKHSLLIVIGDIGTESQLRAVRAHLEQGILSWNIDLSSFDLNQQLRLFITRHLAHFSSEVKGQRTLCHQSEILETVILVNPSADSISSEVHHLLSSQSAHKLLILSGQSLEPGGDLILQSGTYSYQNFAQVLHNPEIAQLLSNRDPGIQAFLTVSCLGEGDWSHLGLSSSQETLHLRLNPEPTLPTMDGVAEFSEYVSETVDVPSPFDLLEPPTSGGFLKLSKPCCYIFPGGRGDSALFAVNGFNILVDGGSDRKSCFWKLVRHLDRIDSVLLTHIGADNLPGINGLLQRKVAELEEEQSQGSSSYSDWVKNLISPELGVVFFNVPDKLRLPDASRKAKRSIEEACLTLQHLNRLGIQAEPLYRVVSNTIEPLTLFHKMGVGRLDMYVLNPVKDSKEMQFLMQKWAGNSKAKTGIVLANGKEAEISVPYLTSITALVVWLPANPTEKIVRVLFPGNAPQNKILEGLEKLRHLDFLRYPVATQKDLASGAVPANLKPSKIKQRADSKESLKATAKTAVSKLAKREEVAEEGAKEARSELAKELAKTEKKVKESSEKPPEKPTKPERVRTESSEALKAEKRKLIKDKVGKKHLKEKISKLEEKKDKEKKEIKKERKELKKDEGRKEEKKDAKKEEKRKDTKPEVKKISKPDLKPFTPEVRKTLYKAKAPSRAKVDKSRAARGEKELSSEPRTPPAQKGAVPPPTVSGHRELALSSPEDLTQDFEEMKREERGLLAEQRDLGLGEKPLPPDTAEEGPPSTTGQEIPPSVPRLEQEEPMMKEKEIVPDIPEEQGSKDRGPDSGAETEEEKDTWEEKKQKEAERLPDKIEAREESEPEVKEDVIEKAELEEMEEVHPSDEEEEEETKAEGFYQKHMQEALKATPRIREALGGREVGLQGKAPEKETSSFLSSLATPAGATEHVSYIQDETIPGYSETEQTISDEEIHDEPEERPAPPRFPTSTYDLPEPEGPGPFEASQPTDSVVPVTSSKGYGAAETELTYPPNMVAAPLAEEEHVSSATSITECDKLSSFATSVAEDQSVASLTAPQTEETGKSSLLLDTVTSIPSSRTEATQGLDYVPSAGTISPTSSLEEDKGFKSPPCEDFSVTGESEKKGEIVGRGLPGERAVEEEEEEITNVEISEKLPSQFGTPVFGVPGHTLHQGEPVLGEVEERCLSPDDSTVKMASPPPSGPPSATHTPFHQSPVEEKSEPQDFQEAGSWGGTRSTPGMGKEDAAEEIVKTGPEEVTLEEGKVPPPRSPHAQEAPVSIVGEHTGCTIQLLPEQDKAIVFETVEAGEPTGPILGTEALSRDLRTSLQESSETQKDGVLQFPDQSLSPEDAESVSILSVVSPDTANQEAIPRSPCGLTEQHLHKDLWPEVSPENTQSLSLSEESPSKETSLDISSKQLSPESLGTLQFGELSLGKEEKGPLIQAEDTSQHLVHTSIPEPCAATLSPPTDGTTGYSVLADITDKSPDGKLPTSSFSHSTLLGDEKHSPGVIISPGEHILTPDSSLTKSPESLPSPAMESIAMEWEGKVPELKDRTPEQRDKGPEPKDEVLQQDKILEQKDDIVQQKDTAIGQKDKALEEKTKAVEQQDKALEQKGRDLEQRDIALEQRDKALESKDKDLEQKDKVLEQEDKIPEEKGETLEQKARDVEHKDRAPEDKVPELKGKALGQTDEVPEQKDKAHGQKDKALEQKDIDSEQKGKAQEQKEEALEKKDEALEQKYWALGQKDEALEQSNKATEQKDKALEEKDKTQEQESPVQEDKTMKPKEKILEEKSPEKVKAVQQEEEALPEKTKVLGLEESPVHEDKAPDQGEKYWKEQDVVQEWQETSPSRDEPVGEQKEPARTWEDTSPEQEDRYWRGREDVALEQDTYWRELSCERKVWFPHELDGQGARPRYTEERESTFLDEGPDDEQEVPPLEHTPQSPWASDFKGFQEPSPQKGLEVERWLAESPVGLPPEEEDKLTRSPFEIISPPASPPEVVGQRVPPAPGQESPIPEPEPMLPMRNEPTTPSWLADIPPWVPKDRPLPPAPLSPAPAPPTPAPEPHTPAPFSWGTTEYDSVVAAAQEAAAELEGGPYSPLGKDYRKAEGQTEEEGGAGAPGSSPQSSKVPEASESHPTKEPEEIEPEQREPTPYPDERSFQYADIYEQMMLTGLGPACPTREPPLGAAGDWPPRISAKEEAAGRNPSAEKELSSPVSPKSLQSDTPTFSYAALAGPTLPPRQEPEPGPGMEPSLTPPAVPPRVPIPLSKGPSPSLNGNILSCSPDRRTPSPKESGQGHWDDSTSDSELEKGAREQPEKEAESPSPPHPIPAGPPTLWPESEAHTSPPSDSHLGPARPSLDFPASAFGFSSLQPAPPQLPSPAEPRSAPCGSLAFSGDRALALAPGPPTRARHDEYLEVTKAPSLDSSLPQLPSPSSPGAPLLSSLPRPASPALSEGSSSEATTPVISSVAERFPPGLEAAERGSGELVSGMEPAAQSLWDLTPLSPAPPASLDLVPAPAPSLPGDMDDSTLPCHLECTGAPTKKPSPFQSPSGDCATNGPTETSPNPPGPALAKAEKEAAETCPAWERGAWPEGAERSSRPDTLLSPEQPLCPGGASGGQPRSVSPEVEAGPQGCAAELRPHRGELSPSFLNPPLPQSTDEGDLSTEDARLVGRGGRRRAGGPGATGGPCPVADETPPTSASDSGSSQSDSDVPPETEECPSITAEAALDSDEDGDFLPVDKAGGVSGTHHPRPGHDPPPIPQPDPRPSPPRPDVCMADPEGLSSESGRVEKLREKEKAQGRVGRRAPGRGKPASPARRLDLRGKRSPTPGKGPADRASRVPPRPRSTPSQVTPAEEKDGHSPMSKGLVNGLKAGSCDSNPYP